One Mercenaria mercenaria strain notata chromosome 12, MADL_Memer_1, whole genome shotgun sequence DNA segment encodes these proteins:
- the LOC123535164 gene encoding uncharacterized protein LOC123535164, with amino-acid sequence MQLKKEIQDGAGKLVISTASGLRDEAEKCTREMAAAFTRMVKDMENATFELVTVLENQPVISPQADTLYQLIEKQKLAFETIIAKCTLKVTDGKLSDFNALDFYQQDLVLLELGRYLRKGIKILTTVFKALKWSFRFIVLIFVSVFIYQIYESNNPWKEATKKIINAGVGFVVAVIGSKLGALIGAIGGPVGVVVGSILGGMLGGVLGSYCGKGIFKIVCMIFFPKSTGGPGQPPIEGTEHVYGQPCIPGVGTVMDQTKLHGILRTGQPKITGAESTIGLPKLW; translated from the coding sequence ATGCAGCTGAAGAAAGAAATACAGGATGGTGCTGGCAAATTGGTTATAAGTACAGCTTCCGGTCTGCGTGATGAAGCAGAAAAATGTACAAGAGAAATGGCTGCAGCCTTTACGAGGATGGTGAAAGACATGGAAAATGCGACATTTGAGTTAGTAACTGTCTTAGAAAACCAACCTGTTATAAGCCCACAAGCAGATACTTTATATCAGttgatagaaaaacaaaaactggCATTTGAAACTATAATTGCGAAATGCACACTGAAAGTCACTGATGGTAAATTAAGTGATTTTAATGCTCTAGACTTTTACCAACAAGACCTTGTCCTGTTGGAACTTGGAAGATACCttagaaagggaatcaaaatattGACAAcagtttttaaagctttaaaatGGTCTTTTAGATTTATCGTTCTCATTTTTGTATCTGTTTTCATTTACCAAATATACGAGTCTAACAATCCATGGAAAGAAGCGACAAAAAAGATTATTAATGCCGGAGTAGGATTTGTTGTTGCGGTAATAGGGTCTAAATTAGGAGCATTGATTGGTGCTATTGGAGGACCAGTCGGTGTTGTTGTTGGCTCTATTCTTGGAGGCATGCTTGGTGGAGTATTAGGTAGCTACTGTGGGAAGGGAATTTTCAAAATAGTGTGTATGATTTTCTTTCCGAAATCTACTGGTGGCCCAGGTCAGCCTCCCATTGAAGGGACAGAACATGTATATGGTCAACCGTGTATTCCAGGAGTAGGGACAGTTATGGATCAAACGAAACTACATGGCATACTAAGGACAGGTCAGCCTAAAATTACTGGTGCCGAATCAACTATAGGTTTGCCAAAACTCTGGTAG